A window of Streptomyces sp. NBC_01689 genomic DNA:
ACGACGGGCTTCTCGGAGGCCCCACGGCGCGTCGCGAAACCGGAGGCCCCGGACGCCGCGGACCGCGAGCGCGAGGACGACAGCGAGGCCGCGACACCGGAGACGGGCCCCGAGGGCACCGGAGCGGTCGCGCCCGTGCGCTTCCACTCCAGATGCGCGTCCGGGATCTCCTCCAGGAAGCGGGACGGCGGGTTGTACGAGGGCTGGCCCCACGCGCTGCGCATGGACGAACGGGTGAGGTAGAGCCGCTCCCGCGCGCGCGTGATGCCGACGTACGCGAGCCGCCGCTCCTCCTCCAGCTCCTTGACCTGTCCCAGCGCACGCATGTGCGGGAAGACGCCGTCCTCCATGCCGGTCAGGAACACGACCGGGAACTCCAGGCCCTTGGCGGTGTGCAAGGTCATCAGGGTGATGACGCCGTTGCCGTCGTCCTCGTCCGGGATCTGGTCGGAGTCGGCGACGAGCGCGACCCGCTCCAGGAACTCGGAGAGCCCGCCCGCCGTACCGGCACCACCGGCCGCACCGGCGTCACCGGCGCCGTCCTCGCCCGCACCCGCACCCGACTCCTGCTCGAACTCCAGCGCCACGGCCGCGAGTTCCTGGAGGTTCTCGATCCGGGTCTCGTCCTGTGGGTCGGTCGAGGCCTGGAGCTCCGCGAGATAGCCGGTGCGCTCCAGGACCGCCTCCAGGACCGTGGCCGGGCCGGCGCCGGACTCGACGATCGTGCGGAGGTCCTCCATGAGCGTGTTGAAGCGCTTCACGGCGTTCGTCGAGCGCGCCGCCATGCCGTACGCCTCGTCGACACGGCGCAGAGCCTGCGGGAAGCTGATCCGCTCCCGCTGCGCGAGGGCGTCGATCATCGCCTCGGCGCGGTCGCCGATCCCGCGCTTGGGGACGTTCAGGATCCGGCGCAGCGGGACGGAGTCCTCGGGGTTGGACAGGACACGCAGGTAGGCCAGGACGTCCCGGACCTCCTTGCGCTCGTAGAAGCGGACACCGCCGACGACCTTGTAGGGCAAGCCGACGCGGATGAAGATCTCCTCGAAGACACGGGACTGGGCGTTCGTCCGGTAGAAGACCGCGACGTCGCCCGCCTTCGCCTCGCCCGCGTCGGTGAGACGGTCTATCTCGTCGGCGACGAACTGCGCCTCGTCGTGCTCGGTGTCGGCGACGTAGCCCGTGATGTTCGACCCCGCGCCCGCGTTGGTCCACAGGTTCTTGGGGCGGCGCGACTCGTTGCGCTCGATGACCGCGTTGGCCGCGCTGAGGATCGTCTGGGTGGAGCGGTAGTTCTGCTCCAGGAGGATGGTCGTCGCGTCCGGGTAGTCCTCCTCGAACTGGAGGATGTTGCGGATGGTCGCGCCGCGGAAGGCGTAGATCGACTGGTCGGCGTCACCCACCACGCACAGCTCGGCGGGTCCGAGATCGCCCTCGGCCGGCGGCACGTCCGCGGGGCGGTCTCCGCTCGCCGGCCCCACGAGTTCCCTGACCAGGGCGTACTGCGCGTGGTTCGTGTCCTGGTACTCGTCGACCAGGACATGGCGGAAGCGGCGGCGGTAGTGCTCGGCGACGTCCGGGAAGGCGCGGAGCAGGTTGACCGTCGTCATGATCAGGTCGTCGAAGTCGAGGGCGTTGGCCTCGCGCAGCCGCGACTGGTACATCGCGTAGGCCTGGGCGAGGGTCTTCTCGAAACCGTCCGCGGCCTGGCCGGCGAAGTCCTCCTCGTCGATCAGCTCGTTCTTCAGGTTGGAGATCTTCGCGCTGAACGACTTCGGCGGGAAACGCTTCGGGTCGAGGTCCAGGTCCCGGCAGACCAGGGCCATCAGGCGCTTGCTGTCGGCGGCGTCGTAGATCGAGAAGGAGGACGTGAAGCCGAGCCGCTTCGACTCGCGGCGCAGGATGCGCACGCACGCGCTGTGGAAGGTCATCACCCACATGGCGTTGGCGCGCGGGCCCACGAGCTGCTCGACGCGCTCCTTCATCTCGCCCGCGGCCTTGTTCGTGAAGGTGATCGCGAGGATCTGGCCGGGGTGGACATGGCGCTCGCCCAGCAGGTGGGCGATCCGGTGCGTCAGCACCCGGGTCTTGCCGGAACCGGCGCCGGCCACGATGAGCAGCGGGGAGCCGGAGTGCACCACGGCCGCGCGCTGGTTCTCGTTCAGTCCGTCCAGCAGGGCCGCCGGGTCGACGGCGGGCCGGTGGGCGCCGTCGCGGTAGTACGCGTCGCGGTCCGGGGGCACGTCGAAGCGGCCGCCGAACAGGTCGTCCGGAAGCGGCTCCGCCGCCTCGTCCTCGGGCGGCGGCGGGGGCTCTTCCTCATGGGCCCCGGAAGGCTTGAGGTCCGCCAGGAAGCTGTCATCAAAGAGGCTGCTCATCGCTCTCCGAGTCTAGGCGGCCCCACCGACAACCCGCCGCCACCCCGGAAACCGGGCCGAAATTCCCGGCCGGAGCCGGGGCGGGTGCGGGGCGAGTGCGGGGCGGACACCGGAGCGGATACCGGGTGCGTACGGCGGCCTGCCGGGACCGGCGCGCGCCCGCCCTCACCTTCCGGCGCCGCCCCGCTACGTTCGGCCACCCCGGACGACCCTCACGGCCGAGGTCACGAAAATGTATCGGGCATATCGCACATCAACCTTCACAGAGCACTTACGGGTTGGCTAGCGTGCGGGACAGGCCGCTCGACAGCCACCGGCGAACGTCGCCGGGCCGGGCGGCCTCCGCCGAGTCCGGCGCGCCCGTGCGGCGACCGGAGCCGGGGACCCGACCGACTCTGGGGTGAATCGGTCCGGCCGCCGCCGCGGCACGGACCGTAGGGCAAACCTTCCGGAACCACCCGCCCGAACCCGACAGCTAACCCGGTAGGCGGATGACGGAAGGAGTCGCCTCTCTTGGCGTCGCACCGCAAGTGGAGTCCTCCGGGCGCACGCAGGCCGGGCATACGGACCCCGGCCATCGCCACGGCCGCGCTGGCCTCCGTGGCCCTGCTGTCACAGACGGCCCACGCCGCGCCCCCGGCCGAGCCGCGGCCCACCCTCGAAGAGGTCGGGAAGAAGGTCGACGACCTCTACCACCAGGCCGAGACGGCCACCGAGAAGTACAACGCGACCAGGGAGAAGACCGCCCAGCAGCGCAAGCGCGTCGACACCCTCCTCGACGACGTGGCCCGGCGCACCGAGAAGCTCAACACCGCGCGCGAGGAGCTGGGTTCGTTCGCCGCGGCGCAGTACCGCACCGGGGCCTCCGCGCCCGGCAGCGCGAGCCTGCTGCTGGCCGACAACCCGCAGGACTACTTCGACCAGACCCAGTTGATGAACCGTCTGACCAGCCGCCAGAAGGCGGCCGTCGACGACTACGTCACCGAGCAGGCCGCCACCTCGAAGAAGCGCGCGGAGGCCTCCCGGAGCCTGCGGACGCTCACCACCTCGCAGGACGCGCTCAAGACCGCCAAGGCCGACGTGCAGGGCAAGCTCGCCACGGCGCGGGACCTGCTGTCGAGACTGACCGCCGACGAGAAGGCGCGGCTCGCCGCGCTCGCGAAGAAGAAGCAGGAGGCGGCCGACCGCGAGGCGGCGAAGCTGGCGGCCGAGCGGGCCGCCGCGGAGAAGAAGGCCGCGGAGACGGACGGACGGACGGGCACCTCGTCCGGGACGGCGGGCACCTCGTCCGGCACCACGGGGACCTCGGGGACCCCGGCCACCGACTCCTCGTACGCCGCCAAGGCCGGCAAGGCCGTCGCCTTCGCCCGCGCCCAGATCGGCAAGCCGTACGTGTGGGGCGCGACCGGGCCCGGCTCGTACGACTGTTCCGGTCTCACCCAGGCCGTATGGAAGGCCGCCGGTGTCACCCTCCCGCGTACCACCTACGACCAGGTGAACGCGGGCACCACCGTCCCGCTCTCCGCGATCGAGCCCGGGGACCTCGTCTTCTTCTACGGCGACATCAGCCACGTGGGCCTCTACGTCGGCAACGGGATGATGATCCACGCCCCCAAGCCGGGTGCGTACGTCCGCGAGGAGTCGATCTTCTACGGCGGTGAGTCGATCATCCACAGCGTGGTGCGCCCGGCCTGATCGCCCGCGCGGGACACGCGCGCCCGCGTATCCGTTCGCCCGACCGCGTATTCGTGGCGTACGCGCGCGCCCCACGGGCAAGCGGCCCCGAGATCCCTAGCATCGGGGCCATGCCAGCCACCTCGCCGCCCCGCAGCCCGTGGGTCCGACTCCGCACCTGGTGGGCGGAGAGCCCGCCCGCCGCCGCGGCAGCCGTCCTGGCCACCGGCATCCTCTCCGTCGGGCTGCACGAGGCCGGCGCCGAGATCCTCTCGGTGATCGCGCTGGTCCTGGCGGCCGTCACCTGGCTCGGGTTCGCCGCGGACTTCACCCTGCGGCTGCTGCGCGAACGGGAGCGGTGGCTGGCGGAGGCCGGCACACCGAGCGCGCTCACCGGCGTCGCCGCGACGGCCGTGCTCGGCACCCGGCTGACCAGCCTCGGGTGGCTGGGGCTCGCCGAGGTGCTGCTCGCGTGCGCCGCGGTGCTGTGGCCCGGGCTCCTCTTCCTGTTCGTACGGAGCCTGCGCGGCGGTATGCCCGGAAGCGTGTTCCTCGGCTGCGTGGCCACGCAGGGGCTCGCGGTACTGTCCGCCTCGCTCGCCGAGGCCACGCACGCGGACTGGCTCGCGTACGCGGCGCTGGTCCTGTTCTGGCTGGGGTTCCTGGTGCTCTACGTGGTGGCGCTGACGTGCTTCGCCTTCCGGGAGACGGCCACGGGCGGCGGCGACCACTGGATCGCGGGCGGCGCGCTCGCGATCTCGGCGCTGGCCGCGTCGAAGCTCGTCCTCGCCTACCAGGCGGACATCTACCTCTGGAACTACGACGACAACGGCGTGCTGCGCTGGGTGTGCCAGGCGCTGATCATGGTGACGCTCGCCTGGTACGCCGTCCTGGCCGTGGCGGAACTGCTGTGGCGGCGCCCGCGGTACGACGTGCGCCGCTGGGCGACCGTGTTCCCGATGGCCATGACGGCGGCGGCGGCCCTGTCGGTCGCGGACGCCGTCGGCTTCGGCTGGCTCAGGGGGCTCGGGCAGGTACTGCTGTGGATCTCGGTGGCCGCCTGGCTGCTGGTGACGGCGGGGACCGTCAGGTCCACAGCACCGCGATGAAGATGTTCGCGGTGGTGAGCAGCCCGACGAGCCCGAACAGACCCTTGTCGACCTTCTCGTCGTCCCGCTTCACGTAGACCAGGCCGAGGATCACGATCAGCAGGGCCAGCTTCACACCGATCTTCACGGTGTTGACCGAGTGGTCGTCGGCCTGGTTGAGGCCGACCAGGACGACACCCGTGACCAGCATGGTCAGCGCGCCGTGCAGCATGGCGGGGACGAATCGGGCGGTGCCCCGGCCCATCGCCTTCATCTGGGTGAGGAAGCCGCCGAGCAGTGAGGCGATGCCGATGATGTGCAGGCCCACGAAGAGATGGATGAGTACGTCCATGGGGCGGGAGCCTAATCGCCGGGGTGTGCCCCTCCCGGCACCGGGCCACCCCTTGTGGACCCGTAGCACCTGAGAACACCCGATCGCCCCGGAACCATCCCATCGGTCATCACCCTGTGTGAAATCGCCGGGGCCGGACCCGGATCACCGTCACATACGGTCACCCGGCGATCCAGTTACGCCAGTTCCGTACATGGTGTTACCGAGCCCTCGCACTCAGGTTTAGCGTCCTCCACCAGGTGCCCGGCTCCCCACCGCCGCCCGGGCCAGGGGCGGCAGTCGGACACCCCCGCCGAGAAAGGTCCGGCGGCGACCCGCTCCCCCTGTGTGGGCCGCCGCCGGACGCGTCACCGATGACCGCGCTCTCCCCGGCGGTCACGTCCCCAGGGAAGGATGTGGGCCCTCGTGGCTGCGCACCGCAAGCCCAGACAGCGCTCACTCGGCGGCCACACGGTCCGCACGGCCGCGACCATCGCCCTCGCCGGCGCGGCGACGACGGCCGGATTCGAGGGCACCGGGCACGCGGAGCCGCAACTGTCCCCGGCGCAGGTGCAGGCCCGGGTCGACAAGCTGTACCAGGAGGCCGAGGTCGCCACGGAGAAGTACGACGGGGCGAAGGAGAAGGCCGACCAGGCCTCGCGACGGCTGCACGACCTGCGCGACGAGACCGCCCGCCGGGAGGACCGGCTCAACACGGCGCGGGACGCGCTGGGTTCGATCGCCGCGGCGCAGTACCGCAGCGGGGGCCTCGACCCCGCTCTGCAGCTCGCGCTCTCCGACCGGCCCGACCAGTACCTGGACGGCGCCGCGTTCGCCGAGCGGGTCGGTGACCGGCAGGCGGGAGCGGTGGCCAGGGTGCGCAAGCAGCTGCGGGAGGTCGAGCAGCTGCGCGGGGCCGCGCACGTCGAACTCGCCGCGCTCGCCACGCGGCAGGCGGAACTGAAGCGGGCCAAGAAGACGATCACCGGAAAGCTGGACTCGGCGCGTCGGCTGCTGTCGCGGCTCACCGACGAACAGCGGGCGCGGCTCGCGGACCCCGGCACGGCCGGCGGTGCGGTCCGGCACGCCTCACGCTCCGCCGCGCGGGACCTGGGCCCGTCCTCCTCGTCGCCCTCGGCCGGTTCCGTCGCGGCCCCCAACTCCCGTGCGGCGGCCGCTGTCTCGTACGCCTACGGCAAGCTCGGCAGCCCCTATGTGTGGGGCGCCACCGGGCCCGACGCCTTCGACTGCTCGGGGCTCGCCCAGGCCGCGTACCGCTCCGCGGGCCTCCAGCTGCCGCGCACCACGTACGCCCAGATCAACGCGGGCCGACGGGTCTCGCGCTCCGAACTCCTCCCCGGTGACCTGGTGTTCTTCTACTCGGGCATCAGCCATGTGGGGATCTACGTGGGCAACGGGATGATGATCCACGCCCCGAACCCCACCGCGCCGGTGCGTCTCGCGCCGATCGACCAGATGCCGTTCGCGGGGGCCACCCGGGTGGCCTGAGCGTGCGGGTCCACCCGGGTGGCGCGAAGACGCCGGGGCGGATCGGCGTGGTGGGGGTCCGGGGGTGGATCGCGGTAGCGTCGACGGGGACCGTGTCCCGTCGTCCGAGAGGTCCCGATGCCCGGCTTCCTGTTGCCGCCGCCTCCGCCGCCCGCGCACGTCCGCTCCTGGCCGGACCGGGCGGCGCTGCTGGCCGACCGGCGACGGGCACTGGAGGAACTGCGCGGACGCAGTCTCGGGGTGCACCGGGTGCTGCTGCTCTGGCTGCTGGCCCTCGCGGCGATCGTCGGCTGGGCGCTGCTGGTGCTGCCGCTGCAGCAGATCGAGCAGCGCGACCCCACCGGTGTCTTCCTGGGCCCGCTGTTCGCCCTGCTGGGCCTGGCCGCGCTCGCGCCGACGGTCTTCGCCGTCGCGCTGTCCGTGCGCAGCGACCGTCGCCTGCACGAACTGCTGCAGGCCTGGACCGAGTTGGACCGCCACCCCGCGACCGACTCCCGGCTCCGCTCCCCCGGGCTCAGCCTCTTCTGGCTGCTCTCCTCGCTCGGCGTCTGCGCGATCGGAGTCTGGACGTCCTACGCCGCGGCGGCACCGGGCGGGCCCGGGCAAGGCCTGTACAGCGAGGTCGTCCAGGGGGTCGGGATCGGCCTGATCCTGTGGACGACCGGCCTCATCGGAATCGCGAAGGCCGTACGCCACTACCGCTGGGCACTGCGCATCCTGGGCCCGGCGTCCACCGCCCACCACCGGTAGGCGTCCGCCGGGGAACACCGGTGAGCGTCCGCCGGGGACATCGGTGGTCGCCCTCCCGGCGACACCGGTGAGCGTCCGCCCGGGACATCCGCACACGTCCACCCGGCGACACCGGCGCGCGCCCGCGGGCGACCTCCGCACGGGTCATCCGGAAGGCGCCGGCACGCGTCCCGCCTGGATACCGGAGGGCGCGGCGTGGGACCGGCCCCGGGACACCGACGGGCCGCCGGTGTCCGCGCGGTCCGGCGGACGACGGGCTCCGGCGGCCGCTCCGGGCGGACGACGGCCGGTCCCGGCGGGCGGCGGGTCAGACCAGGCGTCGTGCCGTCGCCCAGCGCGTCAGCTCGTGGCGGTTGGAGAGCTGGAGCTTCCTGAGGACCGCCGAGACGTGCGACTCGACCGTCTTGACGGAGATGAACAGCTGCTTGGCGATCTCCTTGTACGCGTAACCGCGGGCGATGAGACGCAGGACCTCGCGCTCGCGCTGGGTGAGCCGGTCGAGGTCCTCGTCGACCGGCGGGGCGTCGGTGGAGGCGAAGGCGTCGAGGACGAATCCGGCGAGGCGGGGCGAGAAGACCGCGTCGCCCTCCTGCACCCGGAAGATGGAGTCCACCAGGTCGGTCCCGGTGATCGTCTTGGTGACGTAGCCCCGGGCGCCGCCGCGGATCACCCCGATGACGTCCTCCGCGGCGTCCGACACGGACAGCGCGAGGAAACGGACCGGCTGTTCGGCGTCCCCCATCAACGGGGCGCAGCGGCGCAGCACTTCGACACCGCCGCCGCCCGGCAGATGGACGTCGAGCAGCACCACCTCGGGCCGGGCGGCCGTGATGACCGTGACCGCCTGGTCGACGTCCGCGGCCTCGCCGACCACCTGGACGCCGGTCCGCTCGGTCTGCCCGATCTCGGCCTGCACTCCCGTACGGAACATGCGGTGGTCGTCGACGAGGACGACCCGTACATGGCGTCCGCCCGGGGCTCCGGACGGCTCGGCGGTGTCCCCGGCGGCCGGTCCGCCCGCCTCCGGGGACCCGGTGGCCGCCTCCGCCCCGGTCGCGGTGTCGCCCGGGGCCTTCGGGCCCATGGGCCCGGAGGACCCGGCCGGCTGTCCGGTCGGACCGTTCGCGTCGCTCATGACGTCTTCTCCGCCCTCTCCATTTCCAGCTCGACCTCCGTGCCGCCGTCCGGCACCGCGCGCAGCCGCGCCGTGCCGCCGTGGCGCTCCATGCGGCCGATGATCGATTCTCTGACGCCCATGCGGTCGGCGGGTATCGCGTCGATGTCGAAGCCGGGGCCGCGGTCGCGGACGGACACGAAGACCGTCCTTCCCTCGACTTCGGCGTAGACCTGTACGGCGCCGCCCTCGCCACCGTACTTGGCGGCGTTCACCATGGCTTCCCGCGCGGCCTGC
This region includes:
- a CDS encoding LuxR C-terminal-related transcriptional regulator, which translates into the protein MGPKAPGDTATGAEAATGSPEAGGPAAGDTAEPSGAPGGRHVRVVLVDDHRMFRTGVQAEIGQTERTGVQVVGEAADVDQAVTVITAARPEVVLLDVHLPGGGGVEVLRRCAPLMGDAEQPVRFLALSVSDAAEDVIGVIRGGARGYVTKTITGTDLVDSIFRVQEGDAVFSPRLAGFVLDAFASTDAPPVDEDLDRLTQREREVLRLIARGYAYKEIAKQLFISVKTVESHVSAVLRKLQLSNRHELTRWATARRLV
- a CDS encoding C40 family peptidase translates to MASHRKWSPPGARRPGIRTPAIATAALASVALLSQTAHAAPPAEPRPTLEEVGKKVDDLYHQAETATEKYNATREKTAQQRKRVDTLLDDVARRTEKLNTAREELGSFAAAQYRTGASAPGSASLLLADNPQDYFDQTQLMNRLTSRQKAAVDDYVTEQAATSKKRAEASRSLRTLTTSQDALKTAKADVQGKLATARDLLSRLTADEKARLAALAKKKQEAADREAAKLAAERAAAEKKAAETDGRTGTSSGTAGTSSGTTGTSGTPATDSSYAAKAGKAVAFARAQIGKPYVWGATGPGSYDCSGLTQAVWKAAGVTLPRTTYDQVNAGTTVPLSAIEPGDLVFFYGDISHVGLYVGNGMMIHAPKPGAYVREESIFYGGESIIHSVVRPA
- a CDS encoding C40 family peptidase, whose amino-acid sequence is MAAHRKPRQRSLGGHTVRTAATIALAGAATTAGFEGTGHAEPQLSPAQVQARVDKLYQEAEVATEKYDGAKEKADQASRRLHDLRDETARREDRLNTARDALGSIAAAQYRSGGLDPALQLALSDRPDQYLDGAAFAERVGDRQAGAVARVRKQLREVEQLRGAAHVELAALATRQAELKRAKKTITGKLDSARRLLSRLTDEQRARLADPGTAGGAVRHASRSAARDLGPSSSSPSAGSVAAPNSRAAAAVSYAYGKLGSPYVWGATGPDAFDCSGLAQAAYRSAGLQLPRTTYAQINAGRRVSRSELLPGDLVFFYSGISHVGIYVGNGMMIHAPNPTAPVRLAPIDQMPFAGATRVA
- a CDS encoding tellurite resistance/C4-dicarboxylate transporter family protein, translating into MPATSPPRSPWVRLRTWWAESPPAAAAAVLATGILSVGLHEAGAEILSVIALVLAAVTWLGFAADFTLRLLRERERWLAEAGTPSALTGVAATAVLGTRLTSLGWLGLAEVLLACAAVLWPGLLFLFVRSLRGGMPGSVFLGCVATQGLAVLSASLAEATHADWLAYAALVLFWLGFLVLYVVALTCFAFRETATGGGDHWIAGGALAISALAASKLVLAYQADIYLWNYDDNGVLRWVCQALIMVTLAWYAVLAVAELLWRRPRYDVRRWATVFPMAMTAAAALSVADAVGFGWLRGLGQVLLWISVAAWLLVTAGTVRSTAPR
- the pcrA gene encoding DNA helicase PcrA; this encodes MSSLFDDSFLADLKPSGAHEEEPPPPPEDEAAEPLPDDLFGGRFDVPPDRDAYYRDGAHRPAVDPAALLDGLNENQRAAVVHSGSPLLIVAGAGSGKTRVLTHRIAHLLGERHVHPGQILAITFTNKAAGEMKERVEQLVGPRANAMWVMTFHSACVRILRRESKRLGFTSSFSIYDAADSKRLMALVCRDLDLDPKRFPPKSFSAKISNLKNELIDEEDFAGQAADGFEKTLAQAYAMYQSRLREANALDFDDLIMTTVNLLRAFPDVAEHYRRRFRHVLVDEYQDTNHAQYALVRELVGPASGDRPADVPPAEGDLGPAELCVVGDADQSIYAFRGATIRNILQFEEDYPDATTILLEQNYRSTQTILSAANAVIERNESRRPKNLWTNAGAGSNITGYVADTEHDEAQFVADEIDRLTDAGEAKAGDVAVFYRTNAQSRVFEEIFIRVGLPYKVVGGVRFYERKEVRDVLAYLRVLSNPEDSVPLRRILNVPKRGIGDRAEAMIDALAQRERISFPQALRRVDEAYGMAARSTNAVKRFNTLMEDLRTIVESGAGPATVLEAVLERTGYLAELQASTDPQDETRIENLQELAAVALEFEQESGAGAGEDGAGDAGAAGGAGTAGGLSEFLERVALVADSDQIPDEDDGNGVITLMTLHTAKGLEFPVVFLTGMEDGVFPHMRALGQVKELEEERRLAYVGITRARERLYLTRSSMRSAWGQPSYNPPSRFLEEIPDAHLEWKRTGATAPVPSGPVSGVAASLSSSRSRSAASGASGFATRRGASEKPVVSLAVGDRVTHDQFGLGTVVGVKGTGANAEATVDFGEPKPKRLLLRYAPVEKL